From Ignavibacteria bacterium, one genomic window encodes:
- a CDS encoding glycosyltransferase codes for MAQHSVLVFAYYFPPMGLSGVQRVSKFVKYLPDNGWQPHVITTGPTAYYAHDPSLLEELEGRDIVIHRTSGADPNSLLKGKGTVKMPREWMRKIMRKASDTIFIPDNKRSWAKQALALARELVKEHTFDAIFVSGPPFSAMMAAAELSEETGIPLVVDYRDLWYGNQFHFYPTPWHAHRHQALEHDVLTHASRVTVTNRRLKERLIATYNHLNFEDVVILPHGFDPEDIPAPPPTKRNDGVFRLTYAGIFYDVVTPIPFFKAVKKVMSERKDVPIELHFAGLLREEYSKAAKKLGLSDVIHDHGYCAHEESVKLLMESDVLWMMVGNTRNADTISSAKLYEYFGTRKPLLVSVPNGALRKDAERYGASWITDPDDVEAIALCINEMIDAWKKGALPRPDESVVEQFNRTTLTSQLARQLALSTRVM; via the coding sequence ATGGCACAACATTCTGTCCTCGTCTTCGCGTATTATTTCCCGCCGATGGGATTGAGCGGCGTTCAGCGCGTCTCAAAATTCGTCAAATACCTTCCCGACAACGGATGGCAACCACACGTCATCACTACGGGACCAACGGCTTACTACGCTCATGATCCGTCCCTGCTCGAAGAGCTTGAGGGACGAGACATCGTCATCCATCGTACCAGTGGAGCAGATCCGAATTCCCTCCTCAAAGGCAAGGGTACGGTGAAGATGCCGCGTGAGTGGATGCGCAAGATCATGCGTAAGGCAAGTGATACGATCTTCATTCCGGACAACAAGCGCAGTTGGGCCAAGCAGGCCTTAGCTCTAGCACGAGAACTCGTGAAGGAGCATACCTTTGATGCGATCTTTGTGAGCGGTCCCCCATTCTCTGCGATGATGGCTGCCGCTGAACTCAGTGAAGAGACAGGTATTCCGCTTGTTGTTGACTACCGCGACCTCTGGTATGGAAATCAGTTTCATTTCTATCCAACACCGTGGCATGCACATCGGCATCAAGCATTGGAGCACGACGTGCTTACGCATGCATCACGTGTGACCGTTACCAATCGCAGACTCAAAGAGCGACTGATCGCAACGTATAACCACCTCAACTTTGAGGATGTGGTGATCCTTCCGCACGGGTTCGATCCCGAGGATATTCCTGCTCCGCCCCCTACCAAGCGCAATGATGGCGTATTTCGATTGACCTATGCAGGCATCTTCTACGATGTTGTAACACCGATACCATTCTTCAAAGCTGTCAAGAAGGTGATGTCGGAACGCAAGGACGTGCCGATCGAACTCCACTTTGCGGGACTACTGCGCGAGGAATACAGCAAGGCCGCTAAAAAACTCGGGCTCTCAGACGTGATCCATGATCATGGATATTGCGCCCACGAAGAATCTGTGAAGCTACTCATGGAAAGTGATGTATTGTGGATGATGGTAGGCAATACACGGAATGCAGACACCATCTCCAGTGCCAAACTGTACGAGTACTTCGGCACGAGAAAACCCCTTCTGGTAAGCGTCCCCAACGGAGCACTCAGGAAAGACGCCGAGCGCTACGGTGCTTCATGGATCACAGACCCGGATGATGTTGAGGCGATCGCGCTTTGCATCAATGAAATGATCGATGCATGGAAGAAGGGGGCTCTCCCCCGCCCGGATGAGTCCGTCGTTGAACAGTTCAACCGTACAACCCTCACGAGTCAGCTCGCACGCCAGCTCGCCCTCAGCACCCGCGTAATGTAA
- a CDS encoding GWxTD domain-containing protein has translation MKTPTLIALCTLAGGMSNVLAQPAIPAPFMVDVLSFRSVVNPAMTRVDVYVSVPYESLQFSEYNGTMVGEYSVTTTVRDTAGRKLFDSTYKRSVVEDDYAVARGKTGKADNAVRRYELRPGTYRIEIIARDVFGRRDHTVTRKIVVPSLATGSTNMSSVMLASDIEQRGDRFSIVPYVGDIVWSNEVSLFAFVEIYLKDVPTKGLLAWTIEATDGRMLASGTGEPFIAERNVIQSFVPLTTPPRMIPGTYSLRLRLHPVGGSEVADTNIVLAERTRPYVVPRSMTGAVLSDVTKAIKQLIYVADQSDIDVIQGGATEIERLTRFEDYWKKLDPTSSTVRNEALEEYYSRIEQANRRFKSYTEGWLTDMGRVYIIYGEPMNTERFTAQNGVSIVTRWLYPNNLSFTFEDNTGFGDYRLRTPLPANAKYSYRR, from the coding sequence ATGAAAACACCTACCCTCATTGCATTGTGCACCCTCGCGGGTGGAATGTCAAACGTGCTTGCACAGCCAGCGATACCCGCTCCATTCATGGTTGATGTGCTGTCATTCCGAAGCGTCGTGAACCCCGCCATGACACGGGTCGATGTCTATGTATCCGTGCCCTATGAGTCATTGCAGTTCTCCGAGTACAACGGCACGATGGTTGGAGAGTACTCCGTTACAACTACCGTTCGCGATACAGCCGGCAGAAAGCTGTTCGATTCAACGTATAAGCGGAGCGTGGTTGAGGACGATTATGCCGTTGCGCGGGGGAAGACCGGAAAAGCAGACAATGCTGTTCGACGATATGAGCTTCGACCGGGTACATATCGCATTGAAATCATTGCACGCGACGTGTTTGGACGACGCGATCATACTGTTACACGGAAGATCGTTGTCCCCTCTCTGGCAACAGGGTCAACGAACATGAGCTCCGTGATGCTAGCAAGTGACATTGAACAGCGCGGTGATCGATTCTCCATTGTGCCCTATGTTGGAGACATCGTGTGGTCGAACGAGGTATCCCTATTCGCCTTTGTAGAGATCTACCTCAAGGATGTGCCCACGAAGGGTCTCCTCGCATGGACCATCGAAGCTACAGACGGACGTATGCTTGCATCCGGAACGGGAGAGCCCTTTATCGCCGAGAGGAACGTCATACAGTCCTTTGTACCACTCACAACACCACCACGAATGATCCCAGGCACGTATTCGTTGCGACTGCGGCTTCACCCGGTGGGTGGTTCCGAGGTTGCAGATACGAACATCGTTCTTGCGGAGCGCACACGACCGTATGTGGTCCCGCGCTCTATGACTGGGGCAGTCCTCAGTGACGTTACAAAGGCAATCAAGCAGTTGATCTATGTAGCCGACCAGAGCGACATCGATGTGATCCAAGGCGGAGCAACGGAGATAGAACGACTCACGAGATTTGAAGACTACTGGAAGAAACTCGATCCCACGTCATCAACAGTACGAAACGAGGCTCTAGAAGAATATTACTCTCGCATTGAGCAGGCCAATCGCAGGTTCAAGTCCTATACAGAGGGATGGCTCACGGATATGGGGCGAGTATATATCATCTACGGTGAACCGATGAACACAGAGAGATTCACGGCACAGAACGGAGTCTCCATTGTTACGAGGTGGCTATACCCAAACAACTTGTCGTTCACGTTCGAAGACAATACAGGATTTGGCGACTATCGACTACGCACGCCGCTTCCGGCAAACGCTAAGTATAGTTATCGCAGATAG
- the atpC gene encoding ATP synthase F1 subunit epsilon, whose product MSEHILNVSVVTPRATAYEGTALAVSVPGSQSPFQILYNHAPIISSLDIGVLKIEDEKNHVSYFAAREGFIEVLKNNVNIVVQDILQAKDIDVASAENDLASSRAKADSDPDRNARELARKELHWAEARIRAARLQAE is encoded by the coding sequence ATGTCTGAACACATCCTCAACGTCAGCGTTGTTACCCCGCGCGCAACGGCCTACGAAGGCACAGCACTCGCTGTAAGCGTACCGGGATCACAAAGCCCCTTCCAAATCCTTTATAATCACGCACCGATCATCTCTTCGTTGGATATCGGCGTGCTGAAGATCGAGGATGAGAAGAACCACGTGTCGTACTTCGCAGCACGCGAAGGGTTCATTGAAGTTCTCAAGAACAACGTGAATATCGTTGTACAAGACATCCTTCAGGCCAAGGACATCGATGTTGCCAGCGCAGAAAATGATCTTGCATCGTCACGCGCCAAGGCAGATTCAGATCCTGACAGAAATGCACGCGAACTCGCTCGCAAAGAATTGCATTGGGCCGAGGCACGGATCCGCGCCGCACGATTGCAGGCGGAGTAG
- a CDS encoding acetyl-CoA hydrolase/transferase family protein, which produces MSQQVSAEVAIAAIQSGHRIYLHSVAAAPQTLIKEMVRQAARLQDVEIIHLHTEGPAPYAEPQYANSFRVNCLFIGGNMRKAVQEGRADYTPVFLSEIPHLFRSNILDIDVALINVSPPDKHGFCSLGVTVEAAHEALLSAEIVIAQINPNMPRTHGDALVHMNRLTYMVEVDDPIFEVQPPELGEVEQAIGRHVASLVDDGATLQMGIGAIPDAVLHELHGHKDLGVHTEMFSDGLIPLLEKGVVNGRRKTVHPNKIVATFVMGTKKVYEFIDDNPMVAMLDVAYVNNPTVIQRNPKMTAINSAIEVDLSGQVCADSIGTAPYSGVGGQVDFMRGSALSRGGKPIIALPSRTAKGVSRIATILKPGAGVVTSRAHVHYVVTEHGIAYLHGKTLRERAETLIHIAHPDERERLAREARDQWKVSVRI; this is translated from the coding sequence ATGAGTCAGCAGGTAAGTGCCGAAGTTGCGATAGCAGCCATTCAGTCCGGACACCGGATCTATCTTCATAGCGTGGCAGCTGCGCCCCAGACTCTGATCAAGGAGATGGTCCGTCAGGCAGCTCGGTTGCAGGATGTAGAGATCATTCATCTCCACACAGAGGGACCTGCTCCGTATGCGGAGCCACAGTATGCCAATAGCTTCCGGGTGAACTGTCTGTTCATCGGCGGGAACATGCGCAAGGCCGTACAAGAAGGTCGTGCAGACTATACACCAGTCTTTCTCTCCGAGATCCCACACCTGTTTCGCAGCAACATTCTCGACATCGATGTTGCATTGATCAACGTCTCGCCCCCTGACAAACATGGGTTCTGCTCACTCGGAGTTACGGTTGAGGCAGCGCATGAAGCACTCCTTTCGGCTGAGATCGTGATCGCTCAGATCAATCCCAACATGCCGCGTACGCATGGAGATGCCTTGGTTCACATGAACCGACTTACGTACATGGTTGAAGTGGATGATCCGATCTTTGAGGTACAGCCGCCGGAGCTGGGAGAGGTGGAGCAAGCCATCGGACGTCACGTTGCATCCCTTGTTGATGATGGGGCTACCCTGCAAATGGGCATTGGCGCTATTCCCGACGCTGTTCTTCACGAACTTCACGGACACAAGGACCTTGGCGTTCATACAGAGATGTTCAGTGATGGTCTGATCCCTCTCCTTGAGAAGGGCGTTGTGAATGGAAGACGTAAAACGGTACACCCGAACAAGATCGTGGCAACGTTTGTGATGGGAACCAAGAAGGTGTACGAGTTCATCGATGATAATCCGATGGTGGCCATGCTTGATGTGGCCTACGTGAACAACCCAACGGTGATCCAACGGAATCCCAAGATGACGGCGATCAACAGCGCCATCGAAGTGGATCTCAGTGGCCAGGTCTGTGCTGATTCGATCGGAACGGCCCCCTACTCAGGCGTCGGTGGTCAGGTAGATTTCATGCGGGGTTCTGCATTATCGAGAGGCGGCAAACCGATCATCGCACTTCCCTCACGAACGGCAAAGGGTGTGAGTCGCATTGCAACGATCTTGAAGCCCGGTGCAGGAGTGGTTACCTCAAGAGCGCATGTGCACTATGTGGTAACAGAACACGGCATCGCCTATCTTCATGGAAAGACACTTCGAGAACGTGCGGAGACGCTGATCCACATCGCACATCCCGACGAACGGGAACGCCTCGCACGAGAGGCACGCGACCAATGGAAGGTGTCGGTTCGGATCTGA
- a CDS encoding 4Fe-4S dicluster domain-containing protein: protein MDIKNIIFVIVLLMAGGFFLRSAMRLIAWLRVGKADDRFSHIGERIRTTLVVGFGQSKILRDRVAGPIHAMIFWGFLILLFSALEMVLEGFHEGWSFNFLGPVYSVITILTDIFCLLIIVGTMMSLWRRYVTKVRRLQVEHEKVEAGMILLTIFSIVTALFIQNSLRLHVFGEDFSWAVRPVGRPFGAMLHGVLGDASGVVFEVTWWMHAVLILAFMNYLPFSKHLHVLTSIPNVFLGPLSPTNSMEKIDFEAEGVEKFGVVDIEDLSWKSLLDGYTCTHCGRCTSVCPANQTGKVLDPRGIIVAIHDRTVDKAPLILKKEAGGELSPDEQAVWDKKLIGDYVDPDALWACTTCGACMQECPVNIEHVPAIVGMRRSMVMMESQFNDESALLPDIYGNMETNSVPWGGFGQADRANWAEGMGIKTAAEDPSMEVLFWVGCAGSYDERAKKTTKAFAELMQIAGVDFRILGTEENCTGDVARRTGNEYLADMLTKTNVETFQRYDVQKIVATCPHCFNTLKNEYPQFGFSAEILHHTQFIQELIETGRLVIDRTKASAEAVTYHDSCYLGRYNDEYEAPRATLENVPGLTVLEPARSKDRGLCCGAGGGRMFMEEHVGDRVNEVRTNELLGTGAQTIAVNCPFCTTMITDGVKAAEKVDSVQVKDIAEILRDRVKA from the coding sequence ATGGACATCAAGAACATCATTTTCGTCATCGTCCTGCTCATGGCAGGGGGCTTCTTCCTTCGTAGTGCGATGCGCCTGATCGCGTGGTTGCGGGTAGGAAAGGCCGATGATCGATTCAGCCACATCGGCGAACGCATCCGCACAACACTTGTTGTTGGCTTTGGCCAAAGCAAGATCCTGCGAGACCGCGTGGCCGGACCGATCCACGCGATGATCTTCTGGGGCTTCTTGATCCTGCTGTTCTCCGCGCTGGAAATGGTTCTCGAAGGATTCCATGAAGGTTGGTCATTCAACTTCCTTGGTCCAGTCTACTCGGTAATAACGATCCTCACGGACATCTTCTGCCTGCTGATCATCGTTGGCACGATGATGTCACTCTGGCGCAGGTATGTGACCAAGGTTCGCCGACTCCAAGTTGAACACGAAAAGGTGGAAGCAGGCATGATCCTGCTTACGATCTTCTCGATCGTAACTGCCCTCTTTATCCAGAACTCGCTCAGACTTCATGTGTTCGGCGAGGACTTCTCCTGGGCTGTTCGCCCTGTTGGACGTCCGTTTGGCGCTATGCTTCATGGCGTGCTCGGTGATGCGAGCGGGGTTGTTTTTGAGGTAACCTGGTGGATGCACGCCGTTCTCATCCTGGCCTTCATGAACTACCTCCCGTTCTCTAAACACCTCCACGTTCTTACGTCCATTCCGAATGTCTTTCTAGGACCCCTTTCTCCAACGAACAGCATGGAGAAGATCGATTTTGAGGCTGAAGGTGTTGAGAAGTTCGGCGTAGTGGACATTGAAGATCTGTCGTGGAAGTCGTTGCTCGACGGATATACGTGTACCCATTGCGGACGCTGCACAAGCGTCTGTCCGGCCAATCAAACGGGCAAGGTTCTCGACCCGCGCGGCATCATTGTTGCCATTCACGACCGTACCGTAGACAAGGCGCCCCTTATCCTGAAGAAAGAAGCAGGGGGCGAACTTTCTCCGGATGAACAGGCCGTTTGGGATAAGAAGCTCATTGGTGACTATGTAGATCCAGATGCTCTTTGGGCATGTACCACATGCGGTGCGTGTATGCAGGAATGTCCGGTGAACATCGAACACGTCCCGGCCATCGTTGGAATGCGCAGGTCGATGGTGATGATGGAATCCCAATTCAACGATGAGTCGGCGTTGTTGCCGGACATCTACGGGAACATGGAGACGAATTCCGTTCCCTGGGGCGGGTTTGGTCAGGCAGACCGCGCAAACTGGGCCGAAGGGATGGGCATCAAAACGGCCGCAGAAGACCCGTCGATGGAGGTACTGTTCTGGGTCGGATGTGCCGGATCCTATGACGAACGCGCAAAGAAGACCACAAAGGCCTTCGCCGAACTCATGCAGATCGCCGGAGTGGACTTCCGCATCCTGGGTACGGAGGAAAACTGCACCGGTGATGTGGCACGCAGGACCGGCAATGAGTATTTGGCCGATATGCTCACAAAGACAAACGTAGAGACCTTCCAGCGCTACGATGTGCAGAAGATCGTGGCCACGTGCCCACATTGCTTCAACACCCTCAAAAACGAATACCCACAGTTCGGCTTTTCAGCGGAGATCCTGCACCATACACAGTTCATTCAGGAGCTGATCGAAACGGGTCGTCTTGTGATCGATCGTACGAAGGCTTCTGCCGAAGCTGTGACCTATCATGACTCGTGCTACTTGGGTCGCTACAACGACGAATATGAGGCTCCTAGGGCTACTCTGGAAAATGTGCCGGGCCTTACAGTGCTCGAACCTGCAAGATCGAAGGATCGCGGTCTCTGCTGCGGCGCAGGTGGGGGACGTATGTTCATGGAGGAACACGTGGGAGACCGCGTGAATGAAGTTCGGACGAATGAACTTCTGGGAACTGGCGCTCAGACAATAGCCGTGAACTGTCCATTCTGCACAACGATGATCACCGACGGCGTAAAGGCCGCGGAAAAGGTTGATTCAGTGCAGGTGAAGGACATCGCCGAGATCTTACGGGACCGGGTGAAGGCGTAA
- the guaB gene encoding IMP dehydrogenase has protein sequence MALEKILSEGITFDDVLLVPRYSETLPRDADTSAFLTRNIKLRIPIISAAMDTVTESSMSIALAREGGLGIIHKNMSIERQAEEVDRVKRSESGMIRKPITMRRENTVRDAQDLMAKYKVSGFPVIDSENRLVGIVTNRDMRFALNSDEPVANIMTSEGLITASIGTTLEDAERILHQHRIEKLPIVDASGVLVGLMTVKDISKKQKYPKAAKDDQGRLLVGAGLGIAVDTMDRVAALVDAGVDVVVVDTAHGHTKGVITMVSAIKGRYSSLSVIAGNIGTGEAAQALIDAGADAVKVGIGPGSICTTRVVAGVGVPQITAVMNVAEVASRSNTPVIADGGIKQTGDVAKAIAAGADTVMVGGMLAGHEESPGEKVLLEGRAYKMYRGMGSLGAMNQGSADRYFQDVEDEIAKLVPEGIEGRVPYKGNVADTIYQLVGGLRAAMGYCGCSTIEDMKRDARFVRMTSAGLRESHPHDIIITKESPNYNTR, from the coding sequence ATGGCACTCGAAAAGATCCTCAGCGAAGGCATCACATTTGATGATGTACTTCTAGTTCCGCGGTATTCGGAGACACTCCCCCGCGACGCAGATACCTCAGCCTTTCTTACGCGCAACATCAAGCTTCGGATACCGATCATCAGCGCTGCGATGGATACGGTAACCGAGTCGTCGATGTCCATTGCGCTCGCTCGTGAAGGGGGCCTGGGGATCATCCATAAGAACATGTCGATCGAACGCCAGGCAGAGGAAGTGGACCGTGTGAAGCGCTCAGAGAGCGGCATGATCCGTAAGCCTATCACCATGCGTCGAGAGAACACGGTGCGTGATGCACAGGATCTGATGGCCAAGTACAAGGTCTCGGGATTCCCAGTGATCGATAGTGAGAACCGGCTTGTAGGGATCGTTACCAATCGCGATATGCGATTTGCACTCAATAGTGATGAACCCGTTGCCAACATCATGACAAGCGAAGGTCTCATCACTGCATCGATCGGGACAACACTCGAAGATGCTGAGCGCATTCTTCATCAGCATCGTATCGAGAAGCTCCCCATCGTTGATGCCTCGGGAGTACTTGTTGGGTTGATGACCGTAAAGGACATTTCAAAGAAGCAGAAATATCCGAAGGCAGCCAAGGACGATCAAGGTCGCCTGCTCGTTGGTGCCGGACTCGGCATTGCCGTTGACACGATGGACCGGGTGGCGGCACTTGTTGATGCAGGAGTTGACGTTGTTGTGGTTGACACAGCACATGGCCATACAAAGGGTGTGATCACGATGGTAAGCGCCATCAAGGGTCGCTACTCATCTTTGAGCGTGATCGCCGGCAACATCGGCACAGGTGAAGCAGCACAAGCGCTCATCGATGCCGGTGCAGATGCGGTCAAGGTTGGTATCGGCCCCGGCTCTATCTGCACTACACGTGTAGTGGCCGGTGTTGGCGTTCCTCAGATCACCGCCGTGATGAATGTTGCCGAGGTTGCGTCACGCTCGAATACCCCCGTGATCGCCGATGGCGGCATCAAGCAGACCGGTGATGTAGCCAAGGCCATCGCTGCCGGTGCAGACACCGTGATGGTTGGCGGTATGCTTGCCGGTCATGAAGAGTCTCCGGGAGAGAAAGTGCTCCTTGAGGGCCGTGCCTACAAGATGTATCGCGGCATGGGTTCACTTGGTGCCATGAACCAAGGGTCCGCTGATCGGTACTTCCAAGATGTAGAAGACGAGATCGCAAAGCTCGTTCCGGAAGGTATTGAAGGCCGCGTGCCATATAAAGGAAATGTGGCCGACACAATCTATCAACTCGTTGGCGGTCTCCGAGCAGCAATGGGATACTGTGGCTGTTCAACGATCGAAGACATGAAACGTGATGCACGGTTCGTCCGTATGACATCTGCCGGACTGCGCGAGTCGCACCCGCATGACATCATCATCACAAAAGAATCACCGAACTATAACACCCGCTGA
- a CDS encoding aminopeptidase P family protein produces the protein MATSAQTNTAKLRIAALRAAMKVNKLDAYVVSHVPSLRYLFGFSGSTALAIVTGRKAYFFTNDLYEVQVRKELIKVDGLEVIIDRDSWGTVAKKGLAKTWKSVGFDPTKHSVASHKVMKKALGSAKLVETSNIVENITRVKSTAEIKSISHAAQIASTAYERMLGILKPGMTEQQVSTFLASTTRELGSEKDAFDIIVVAGVRSAMPHGRASSAVIKSGDVVTVDFGCCVNGLYSDMTRTFCVGTPGKKVMEVFGVLYDAHMTALDAAVSGVGAAELDKAARTVIERAGYGEYFRHSLGHGLGYEVHENPRVSSANKGETIPSNCVITIEPGIYLPGKFGMRIEDDVVVTPNGPQILTTAPRELVIV, from the coding sequence ATGGCTACATCCGCCCAAACCAACACAGCGAAACTGCGCATTGCCGCACTTCGCGCTGCAATGAAGGTCAACAAGCTTGATGCATACGTGGTCTCGCATGTGCCAAGCCTGCGCTACCTCTTTGGCTTTTCGGGATCAACGGCACTAGCCATTGTCACCGGAAGAAAGGCCTACTTCTTCACCAATGATCTCTACGAAGTACAGGTTCGCAAGGAACTGATCAAGGTCGACGGTCTTGAAGTGATCATCGATCGCGATTCCTGGGGAACCGTGGCAAAGAAGGGGCTGGCCAAGACCTGGAAGTCCGTTGGCTTTGATCCTACAAAACACTCCGTGGCTTCACACAAGGTGATGAAGAAGGCGCTCGGTAGCGCAAAACTCGTAGAGACGTCAAACATCGTTGAGAACATCACACGAGTGAAGAGTACGGCCGAGATCAAAAGTATCAGCCATGCTGCTCAGATAGCAAGTACGGCCTACGAACGCATGTTGGGAATTCTCAAGCCGGGAATGACCGAACAACAGGTCTCTACCTTCCTCGCCTCTACAACGCGTGAGCTCGGCTCTGAAAAGGATGCTTTCGACATCATCGTGGTAGCAGGGGTACGCAGTGCCATGCCCCATGGCAGAGCAAGTTCTGCCGTCATCAAGAGTGGCGACGTGGTAACCGTGGACTTTGGTTGCTGCGTCAACGGCTTGTATAGCGACATGACCCGCACCTTCTGCGTTGGCACGCCGGGCAAGAAGGTCATGGAGGTCTTCGGTGTGCTCTATGATGCACACATGACGGCCTTAGATGCAGCCGTAAGCGGCGTTGGAGCAGCGGAACTCGACAAAGCAGCACGCACGGTTATTGAGCGTGCCGGCTACGGAGAGTATTTCCGTCATTCCCTTGGCCATGGACTTGGGTACGAAGTACACGAGAATCCGCGCGTTTCTTCTGCGAACAAGGGAGAGACCATTCCATCCAATTGTGTGATCACGATCGAGCCCGGGATCTATCTGCCGGGCAAGTTCGGCATGCGTATCGAAGATGATGTGGTTGTGACGCCGAACGGCCCGCAGATCCTTACAACCGCCCCGCGCGAACTTGTGATCGTGTAA